The following are from one region of the Sandaracinus amylolyticus genome:
- a CDS encoding arginyltransferase yields MTRVLPTIPPELVVVDEDEPCPYLEGHTARRPLRVPIRPLSPEELDARLEAGDRRSGPFLYNQRCPSCSACEPLRIDVAGFEPTSSQRRAGRKGDRELIVEIGEPLVDEERVALFGKHEELRGLRQRERALDTQEYARFLVESSAPAFEIRYRLASTKQLVGIAITDRGARSLSAVYTYYDPDFARLSPGVYSILTQLRLCQQMSLRWLYLGLAIEQSAHMRYKLAWYPHERRIGGVWTRFDGGAALDGNPALR; encoded by the coding sequence GTGACGCGCGTCCTGCCCACGATCCCGCCGGAGCTCGTGGTCGTAGACGAGGACGAACCCTGTCCGTACCTCGAAGGCCACACCGCGCGCCGCCCGCTGCGCGTGCCGATCCGGCCGCTCAGCCCGGAGGAGCTCGACGCGCGGCTCGAGGCCGGTGATCGCCGCAGCGGCCCGTTCCTCTACAACCAGCGCTGTCCTTCGTGCAGCGCGTGCGAGCCGCTGCGCATCGACGTCGCGGGGTTCGAGCCGACCAGCTCGCAGCGGCGCGCCGGGCGCAAGGGCGATCGCGAGCTGATCGTCGAGATCGGCGAGCCGCTGGTCGACGAGGAGCGCGTCGCGCTCTTCGGCAAGCACGAGGAGCTGCGCGGCCTGCGCCAGCGCGAGCGCGCCCTCGACACCCAGGAATACGCGCGTTTCCTCGTCGAGAGCAGCGCGCCCGCGTTCGAGATCCGCTACCGCCTCGCGTCGACCAAGCAGCTCGTCGGCATCGCGATCACCGACCGCGGCGCACGCTCGCTCTCCGCGGTCTACACGTACTACGACCCCGACTTCGCGCGGCTCTCGCCCGGCGTGTACTCGATCCTCACCCAGCTGCGGCTCTGCCAGCAGATGAGCCTGCGCTGGCTCTACCTGGGCCTGGCGATCGAGCAGAGCGCCCACATGCGGTACAAGCTCGCGTGGTACCCGCACGAGCGACGGATCGGCGGGGTCTGGACGCGCTTCGACGGGGGCGCTGCGCTCGACGGGAACCCCGCGCTGCGATAG